The sequence TGGGTCGTAgattctctatttatttttataataacttttttaatcttattttatatgttattttttatttccacCCGTGATCTGGAAACCGGAATTATCAGTTTTTtcatcataatctttcaatCCAGGAACCTTCTAAATTTTtatcagatttttatttttattttttaaaaaaaatgggctCTCAAAATTTACTTAATAATCTGATATTTTCTATCAAACAATTATTACTAGAGTAATTTAATATATTGCTGGTTTAGGTACAAGTGAAACATGAGAGATATCAAGACAATTGGGAATTTGGAATAAAACATAcacctaaataaaaatatgaaatatttcaagagACATCGAGATTTTGCTAAGTATTTACAATATTAcgctattttttttattttgatttttttaaaccttttaaaaaaaatataaatcaattatgatttcaaaaatttatccCCCTTTATACTAATTTCTTCTTTAATACGTATTGTTAGAAAATGacttattaataaatattaaaaatgacttGTTAAATTGAAGTAGTCTATTTATTCTACTCTGGGCATgcttattagtattttaaaattgGGTTAAGTCAAAcctaataaataaaacataaatttaattatattataataatatttaaattacaaacaaatataatatataaattattattaatacaaTAAATAACAACCAAAGAAGCAGGGTATAAAAATTGAAGTAGTCTATTCATTCTATACTTCGAGCATGGTTTTTAGTATTTTCAATTTGGATTctatcaaatcaaataataaaatttaaactattaatacaataaataataatcattcAAATAAGATATAAAAATTGAAGTAGTCTATTCATTCTATACTTCGAGCATGGTTTTTAGTATTTTCAATTTGGATTctatcaaatcaaataataaaatttaaaatattaatacaataaataataatcattcAAATAAGATATAAAAATTGAAGTAGTCTATTTATTCTGTACTCCGAGCATGGTTATTAGTATTTTCAATTTGGATTCTAtcaaaccaaataaaataaataaaaacttaaaatatactACTATAACGATATTTAAGTTATGATCTGAacagatataaaatttaaactattaatacaataaataataaccATTCAAATGAGATACAAAAATTGAAGTAGTCTATTCATTCTATACTCCGGGCATGGTTATTAGTATATTAAATTTGGGTGAagtcaaaattaataaataaataaaaaattaaattttacaaatatatgaaaaaatttaagttataatctagacaaatataatatttaaactataaatacaataaataacaactattcaaacaagtataaaaattgaaatagtcTATTTATTTCACACTCCGAACATggttattagtattttaaatatggCTTAATTCaaatctaataaataaattaaaacataaactaTACTGATGTAACAAAATTTAAGTTACGATCTAGACAATTATAATGTTTAAACTATTAATACAATAAATAACAATCATCAAATAAGGTGTTAAAATTGAAGTAGTCTATTTATTCTACTCTGAGAATGGTTAATCCTCTTTTCATTCGACGATATTCGtctaatttatgaaaataagaaataattttatattttatttttaatttatttttattatattttttaaaatattatatttactatatttaaacaataaaatagtaaaattatctttttattcataatttcgTGCGATAATGTACAGAAATTGGGCAAAGAGAGTAAGAGATCGTTTGGTAGAAtgtattaaagaaaataatgctTGTATTAACTTGATGTATTAATAGTACCTTGTTGGTAAACTTTTCAAAGCTATGCATAACTAAAGCTTGTATTAATAATACACTCTATTGTGTATTAAAGAGTGTATATTACTATTTCTAtgtatttttatgcattagtAATCCAATGGGCTTTaatacattcattaacattattaaATACACAATTGACCTAAAAAACGTTTTTTACatcctttttattatatttatggaGGGTACTTTtgtaaactaataatatttttagtatacaaaactaaatattgcataaataaaattcttatcataaataatgctaacataactaatataaatatcacTAATACAATCATTACTAATACACTATATTTTATCTGCCAAATTGTCcctaaatattttgaatttgggTTAAGTTAAATCTAATAAATGAAGTGAAGGAATTACTTACTTCATTACTTTCTccatttatttgtatttatcaccattaaaaatattaaataaaatttaaatagtttaactCTAGAAtgcaaaatatgataaataaaattgatcaaaagaaaagaaaaatagtctCTAGTTATAAAAGTATTTTGCCTCTTATTATCAAGTGATTTaatctcaaattcaaatttaatcagaCAATATCAATGAGCCAAATTTCATTAACAAATTATAAGTATAAAAGTATTTTGCCTCTTATTAACAAGTGGTTCaatctcaaattcaaatttaatcggAGTATATCAATGAGTCAAATATTCATTAACAAAAATAGTTGCTAGGTATAAAAGTATTTTGTCTCTTATTATCAAATGGTTTAatgtcaaattcaaatttaatcagaCTATATCAATGAGCTaaatattcattaataaaaataatctctacatacaaataaattttatctctTATTATGAAGCGGTTCAAtgataaattcaaatttaagcgGACTATATCAATGAGCCAAATATTCATTAACTCAGAAAATAGGTAGTAGATCGTAGGGTGTGAGAGAGAAGAATATGGGATGGGTGGGTGGTTTGCCAGCGAAGAAGCAGAAGGATCAATGCTTTCTCTCTGCTCAGGTCAAAGCTGGCACTCTGTAATCTCTATTAAGCCTCTCTCTCTTCTATTTCTCTTCTCTTATTTACATCTCCACTCCATTCCCTCTCTCTCCCCCCCTTCACTTCTCTCTCTTCAAAATTCGAAGaggaaaaataaatgagtaTTTGAGAAGCTTTCTCAAAAACCAACAAGTGAAGCATTTTAATGGTTGATCATCATACATCAACCATGGCTGCCTCTCCTAATTCTTCTATTTCTTGTTCTGAAAAGAAACATTGGTGGATTAGCAATCGAAAggtaaaccaaaaaaaaaaaacatgaaaatcttatatttttgtttattttcttccCCCAATTTAATAATGTGttgtttttatatgatttgattACACAGAttgttgataaatatattaaagatgCGAAATTTCTCATTGCTACTCAAGAACCCAACGAGATTGCTTCTGCTGTTAATCTTCTCGACGCTGCTCTTGCTCTGTTACCTCGTTTTGAGTTAGCCCTTGAGTTAAAAGCTCGATCTTTACTCTATCTCCGGCGATTCAAAGACGTCGCCGATATGCTACAAGACTACATTCCCAGTCTGAAAATGACCGTCGATGAGACATCATCGTCGTCGACTTCGTCATCTGGGTCGTCGGATAACTCATCCACACAGTTCTCGAGAGAGAGAATGAAGCTACTTTCGTCTGGTAGTGGGTCACCGGGTCGTGATGAACCCGGGTTCAAGTGCTTTTCCGTTTCcgatttgaagaagaaagttaTGGCCGGAATCTACAAGAACTGTGATaaagaagggcaatggaggtaATTTTTCTGTTCCATTGATTGTAACAATGGCTTGTATATTACGCAATAACAGCTAGCTGTATTTATAATTTGATAGGATTTTActaatcttgaatttttttattgcgTTCAAGTTAAATCTATTTTGTTGCTTTGCTTCGTTATAGTATTAACTAGTCCTTGAAAAATGTAATGTCTTTATTGAAATTGTTTTGTTTAGTGTGAATCTATGGTGAACGAGTTGACTTGAACAACACattcaattttcatatttgttaattgtttttttttccaggTACTTGGTTCTTGGTCAGGCTTGTTGCCATTTGGGTCTAATGGAAGATGCAATGGTACTCTTACAGACCGGTAAACGCATTGCTACGGATGCATTCCGTCGCGAAAGCATTTGCTGGTCGGATGATAGTTTTTCATTTGCTAAATTTCCAATCTCCGGTGAACCGGGCATTGGAAATAGCCAGCCTCCTAAAACGGAGTCGGAGAGCATTTCTCAACTACTCAGCCATATCAAGCTCTTGCTTCGTCGAAAGACAGCTGCAATTGCAGCTCTTGATGCAGGTCTTTATTCAGAAGCTATAagacatttttctaaaattgtgGATGGTCGTCGTGGGGCTCCACAAGGGTTTTTGGCTGAATGTTACGTGCATAGGGCTTCAGCATATCGATCTTCTGGTCGAATTGCTGAGGCGATTGCTGATTGTAATCGAACATTAGCATTAGACCCTTCTTGCATCGATGCTCTTAGGACTAGAGCTGCTTTGTTTGAAGCTATTCGATGCTTGCCCGACAGTCTTCACGATCTTGAACATTTGAAACTGTTGTATAATTCAATTCTACGGGATAGGAAATTACCTGGACCTGTATGGAAGCGTCAATGTGTACAATACAGGGAGATTCCAGGGAGGCTTTGTTCTTTGGGTGCCAAAATGCAAGAACTGAAGCAGAGAGTTGCTTCTGGTGAAATGATGAATGTAGATAACTACGCGTTGATTGGTTTGAGACGGGGTTGTTCAAGATCTGAATTGGAAAGAGCACATCTTTTGCTCACTTTAAGACACAAACCTGATAAATCAACAAGTTTTGTGGAGAGGTGTGAGTTTGCGGATGAGAAGGATGTTGATTCTATAAGGGATCGCGCAAAATTGTCTTCCTTGCTATTGTATCGATTGATCCAGAAAGGTTATACAAAATTAATGACAACAATCATCGATGAAGAAGCTGCTGAGAAACAGAGAACTAAGGCAGCAGCTGCACTACAAGCAatgcagcagcagcaacaacaagttcAGCAAACTCAAGAACTACAACAATCTCGAGCTGAACCAATCAGCAATGCAGCATCACGAAGAGCATTAGAGGCTGCTGCTTCGTCGAATACTACATCAAGAGTACCTCCAAAGGCTGCTGCTAATACTACACCATCATGTAACAACAGCAGGGCAGAAAGCAAAGTGGTGGTATCAACCTCAACAAATGCATCTTCACTTCAAGGTGTGTTCTGTAGAGACCTTGCAATTGTTGGAAATCTCTTGTCTCAAGCAGGAACCGGGTTTAATCGCCCTATTCCTATGAAATATGAGGCACTGAGCTGCTAATTCATCGTAGAAACCCGATGAAGAACACCTATTTAATTAGCTTGGACAATGTTTATACTATCGGCTCGCAGAGTGCAGATGAAAATCCTAAATTTGGTACCAATATCTTTGTACAAAGggcaagaaaaaaaattgaaattactaTATGCAGCCAGAAAAATTTTGctactttatttttgtttttcttttgttgtgcACTACATGTAATGTACATATAGTTAAATTCAGCACCTAAATTATCTACCagtatttgtttttgttattattacattgttttctttgtcatatttacTTTCACCTTGTCCTTTGTTCATTTAGATTTGAATGGAAGCCAAATGAAATGTTGAAAAAGTAGCAAAATTTGGCTTCCATAATATGTCTTTATCTGCTTCTCTTCTTTCACAGAAATGTACAGTACATACATAGGCCATTGCATTAATTAGAGCACTACTTTGCTCTCTTCATTTATGTCAGGCTTATCTATTCACCACCCTGACATTCTACTTGATTAGTTTTTTTACTTGTGAAAAAACTTGAATCTTTTTTATTATAGATCTcgaatttgtgtttttttttatataaaccaAATAAAATGATGATGGAGTGGGCAGGCAAAGTTGCATTAATTGCCAAGAAGAGTGGACTAGGAGAAGAGAGTTGTCTATTTCATTAACTGattaaagtaatttttgaaCAATTGAGAAGAACTATAGGTTATATTTATAGGTGTTTTTGGTGAGTAAATAGGGGGGTTTCTGTTCAAACTTTTTTCTATTgtcattatcatatttttactcTGTCATTATGGGTCCTCATTTAGTGCAGGACAgtaaggtacggggtgaaaaaaaaaagaaggggaCCTCTTTAGCTACTATACTAgctttttttctttccttccaCAATCTACACActccttttttcttctctttctggGTTTTTTTTGGCCCAAATTTCAATGTCTATCTCATCTACTTCCCCATACACATATGTCACCCATGCAAACGTAACATGTACTATTCTTACCTACTTGTACAATTTCTTCTTTCTctattcattcatatattaaatttctCTACGTGAATTCGGATTAGATAAACTCAAAGCAAAAAGTCGTACTAAGGGGTAAAATATTGTTGATTTGAAATGTTTTGGTTCATACGATTCGAATTCAATCTTTGGATAAAGGAGAGGCGAAGCTAGTTTGGAGTTTGCGGGTTAATCGACATAATGTGGGAATGAGAGTAAGGTAATGGTTGATTGGAAGTGATGCATAGATTAGATCCCATTGAAGACAGGGAAAATAAGAATCACAATGCATGATTGAACCAATGCAAGAACAAATATTCTTGTAGAGGTCGTCTGGCTTTTTGTGTAAGAAAATTTAGAGTGCTTAGGAAATAACAAGTTTCtttgtaaaacaaaaaaaataaaactttgttATTATCAAAATCCCCATGTTAGTGTTCCCCACTTTCCACTTTCCATCTAAATGGACCACTACTCGTACACTATATATCTTGCCTTATACAACAATGAAATAATAGCCTCCAACTTTCATTCTTAATCAGAGATCTCGTACTTAACTAtcgaaatttaataaaattttctagTACTAAAAAGTGGACCATCAAATACGTGAAAATCAGAAAAGATGAACAACTTAATATCAACTATATAAATTACCTAATAGTATTATCTATACACATAGCTATGGTTGAATGATAAAATTGTATATGCAAGATACATAtgttatattattgatttaatcTATTTAAACATTGAATGAATATGAGTAAacttttctatcatttttagTTAGTGACTAATAAAATTAGTCTTTGCAATTCTTTCCTTTCAAGTGACTTCAGAAGATGAAATCAACTTCCTTTTGTATATAACacttcatcttttttctttccttttataaTTCTTTCTCATGTATGGATAGGGTTGTAACCCTTTGCTTCTACACAAATCAACTCATTTCGTTATTCCCAAACTCCACATTGGGGAAAGTAAAAATTCCAAGAGGACCATCTTACCATGTTCCCCCCCTTTTTCCACTTTGCTCGTATGGTTGTTAcgtattatttcataatatattatcgtattatattatattgtattgctTCAatgaatcaatataaaaaatgaaaaaaatacattaaggTAACAACACAACCATATCAAATCTAttgttatataaaataaatctgTTCATCGTTACCGCGTAACAATGGATTTAGACGATACAAAACTAAGTAACAATCAAAGCAGACATGGTATATAAACGAGTAACATTTATGCAAATgtttgacaatttaaaattgTAATGTGAAATGAATATTAATACTTTGATTAACAACATAATGATGATTAATTAACATGGTgttataataattaaagagaGAATATATTCATACTTCCCTGGCACTtctgagtattttttttttttaattatagatAACAATCAATCATTCAcaatatagagagagaaaaagaaaagagcatAAAGAGAAAAGAGTCACGTGTAGCCCATAAAGAATACTCTGAAATCTGGAAATGTGGGTGACCAGTGAGGATTAACGAATCTAGATTAagagcaaaaaaataaaaagtactcTACTATATTTCCATTTATTTACCAACATCTTATTAATCATAACATTTTGTacaattattattgttttgCCTTATCAtcaccaaaaaatgaaaaatggcAAAATCATGATTCATTGTGTTACTATGGCCTTGTAACTTCATTATGTACCAATTAAATGTTTCTACATTACTAGAAACACTTTTTTTTCCCCACCGCACCATAAATTAGTtggaaatttatatttttcatcgaATAACTCAAACATGGCACAAAAGAAATCATTCCTCATTAAAATAGTGAcaagctcttttttttttcttcaagaaaacgttactattttttctttttccatcaATAGTCAATGAATATCTTTTTTGTGCGGGGCTTTGGTCTAGTAGTCAATTGCAGTGTGTGATATGCGAGTTAGGCTTGTTATTAAAATAATGTTACGACTAATGGATACATGAACCTTGTTTGTTGAATAAAAGTCTAATATTTAAATAGAAAACgcaaaaaattagagaaaaaggGGGAATAAGAGTAAGTGGGTAAAAAAGTGTTTAAGGACAAGTTTTGCAGTGAAAGTATACATACACTGCAAAAACAAGTTTGAATTTAGCAATCTTTGCAAGTAGTTTCTCAAATCTCAATGTTAATAAAAACATTAGTTTATGAAAATTTCAATGCTAATtctgacaaaaataaaataaaatattctatcCTTTGGGTAAAGCACGATAAGATTGAATAATTAGAATTATTTTAAGTAaggttatttatatataattagcctatcaatttgaaaaaaaacatcCTCTCAATCGAGAAAGAAAATTTACATTTTAAgtaaagtataaaaataataatattgtctTGAGGCGAAAGTGAAGGTATTAGCACTGTTATCTAAAGGGTATCTTTTGATATATggttaattatattaataaattaatactttaactttgaaTTGTAGATACAAACCCCCTTTCCTATTTCCCacatatttgtataataataataataataataataagtatatCTTATTAGTTCATTAAGTTTTCCAAGAATTGGTtcattgaaaaatgaaaaatgtaaggtGATAATCCTACTTCTATGTTGTCAcctttttgtttttactttcatttttaactaTAAAGTGATATCATCACATAACTTTAAAGAACCAAAATTGTATGTAAGGTTTTACTTGCTTTCGTCTCGatttatataacattttttttcaatttcgagatttaagtaaataaatttatttttatcgtgatttttatatatttaatattgctattaaattatttgaaatatgtcatataaattaagaCATAAAAACGTTGATACACTTCATTCTTCCCATATTTGATTTAACACACTTTGCTTTCACATGTATTCGAAGAAATCGTAAACAACAAGTGTTTTATACTATTTTACTCTTTAAcccttttaaatataattaatatttacattaaaaataatttacttaatagattgaaaatgaaaaaagaaaatcaattaaacTTTGATTTTGTAATAGTAGGTGTTTTGAGACTAAAATTAACAACTAACAAAAGACGATGAGAGTTATTTATTATGAGAAAGATATTTTTTGCACTCATTTATTTAAGCATAAAGCAATTAAAGTTTTTAATCATCCAAGTACATTTAGACTTATAATAATTCCTTCTTTACAATAGCATAGTACTATGATTCAACTTAATTGTTTTCGTCATATCCCACATTAATCTACTAGGACCTAACCATCTATAATTATCTTAGTAGGTCGAAtattaagagcctgtttggctcagcttaaaagctggtcaaactgacttaaaagctgatttttgacttatttagctgtttggcaatactcaaaataacttattttaagttaaaaaaaaacttattttaagccaaaagttaaaagctggggtaggggtgttttttttttttagcttataagctgttttaagttgaccacatttttatctttttgcccttaatatttttatataatctccaaattacaacataaccctaacatctctttcttccatttttcccttttcacgtttggcatagcaacttcagcacttttatccaaacacataactgcttattttaaaaataagtttcagcactttcaaaagtattcttttaaagctgcttttattaagcctaTCCAAGCGGGCCCTAAGTCTTCAATAGTGAAAAAAAAGTTTggtatatttattaaataaatgatattatattctgaaaataaaataaagaaaaaaaaagagaaaaggggGGAACACGTGATGTTTGAATGTTGGGGACATGGGAAAGAGGAGAAGTCGTGGCCAGATAAGGAATAGTAGTTGTAAAGAGTTTATTAgcaacaaatatttatatattataacggcgaaattagaattttttaataaaaaattcaaaattatatatataatattatgttttaataattttattttatatcgaATGAAGTTTAAATGAATCTTTCGATTTTACTTGGCTCCGCTGTATGATGTCACTTCCTCCCTCCTCTGTGGATGCATGTgattttcttctccaattttatGGATTTCACACTCACTTCATGTGCACTCTCTTTCTATTTCTCTGACTTTGGTTTTAGCCATTCCAATTGACATTGTATGCCAATTCAAACCTAGTATttgatttggattttgattaatttagatttgaataatgtttaattatttaaatttatggaTAGTGCATACGAATTCAATTGAATgataacaatataatataataataaaattttatatttagtgataatttaactttaaatatttatttaattcataatgaatacatattaatataattttcatgtgTAGTTTAAGAAGGATGGTATATATTCaatcttattcttattttataaaaataaaaagattattttcgATTAACTCCATTTTATTCGTGTGAAAACCAAATCTCTAGCGTCCAAATGTTCAATGAGTACATCCATGACTTTTAATCCCTGcagattcttttattttttttttctgttcaattaaaacaaaattaataccATGATGTGTCAACGACGTTCCTATAttgtgtttgatttttataGCAACCCTACATTTACTGATCAGTCAAATCATGTGCTTCTGTTTACATCTTTTCATCAATTTCACAAGTTTATGATTCTTTCTTACTTTGACTTAAATTAAAATCACAACCatattgtaaaattttaatttcattaacaTGTTGAAaccttttttataaaaaagtgtcactttcttattttatttttttaaagtttttaatgcaATAAATTAAATCAGTCACAAGATAAGGGTGATCAAAGTCATGCTAGGGTTTCCCGTGTAACaaattttagtttaataaaTTATCTCAACTCCCCGTTAGATCTCTCGACGGATATCGACACCTTTTCGTTAGAAAATTATACTGATtagtgaaaatatatttttaatgtatctatATAACATACATTTTAACTTTTACgggattttaattttttatattttaatacattttaataaaaattctgactTTTGTCACAAAATTGtaataattattgatttcaCATGTATGCCAATATGACTTCATAATTGTTAGTATTCCGTtgtgattttttaattatatatacattttgtTGCTCAGGAACTCATTTGTTGTCAACCTTTAACTAATTCACGAACTAAATAATGTATAGTACTTTAGTTATAATTTGTTTATTGACTTAAGAtctgaatttgaatttaaacaCAATCATTCTTCATAAATATAATGACCGTTTACACGTGCAAACTGTTCACGATTCTGGACGGCTACTGTTTTCATTTTCTAAATAATATTCCATTCTGATTTTAAAATCGATGAATTAATAACAGACAAATTTTATCGCTAAATTAAAAAGGTCTCATGCTAATCTTATTTGATTAGTTAGAAATTGTCGATGAATTATGTAGTTAAGTTAATGTTTAATCCTAGTGAATGTATTTAGTATACGAATTCCAAATTATTTGGGAGAAGCGTTTGATCATATAGCCATACACCCATGACCTAATATTTGGCTCGATTTTTTTATTATCCGACATTGGAAAGGGtcataaacaaaaaagaattatgGATCGAACGAATTCTATGAGTTTAATTGAacatattgttttctatttgaCACAAACATGCTGGTTGCAACATGTTTGAACGTTATTCTACGAGGTTGTACAACTTGTAAAGTTGAATATTTGAACATTATGTGATATGATTTATCCAACAACATGCATGTGCCATAATATTTGACCTAATCTAATCAATTCTTATTGGTTTAATTGACTATtccgttttttttttttcatgttatttttgTGTTGTATCTTTTAATAGTTATTTTTACGGATTTTGATTGAATCAGTGAGGACCAATAAGAGGAAGTGGGATAAAATGTCTCAAGGGATTGGATGAGTGAACCTTTCTTTGATATTGGTTTAGGGATAGATTacttaaaatgtttaaaaaccttgaaaaatgttttgctaattttaaagttataatgACTCAGaactaaaagatatttttaagttttaagtACTTTTTTGTTAAActataaaatcattaattttctGACTCGATCAAATATGGTTAAAAATCGAAATTCCTACTAAAATGGGCTTTTCATTCAATTTGCATATCCAACTTCCCTACCCAAGGCAAGTTAGGCTGATCTTGATCTAAATTGGGCCTGTTAGACTTGGGCCGAGCCTGGGTCAATCTTTGGGTAAGaggaaaattcaaaaataaagactagaaacataattaagcTCTCTAGCTACGGTTAGTTTAATTACGCTCATAATTACATGTTAGAAGGaggagaggcgagcgagagagctcaattgttttttttttatatatgttgggtaattatatatatgtatctagtATGTGTGTATATCAATGCATACATTTATATAATGTTGTATCAAAGTTCAAGTGTATCACCGAGTTCAATGTTGTATTTCATAGTAAAATTACATTTGTATTCATGTGTATGCATCTGTTGCCATGTGTGTTTGTATTTTGTATCACTGAAAGAAAACATCATTTATTGTCTTGTGTATTTGTTGCCTTGTGTATATTTGTATTCGTTTGTTGCCATGTGTATTTGTAGTTTGTATCATTGTGTAGAATTTGTATAGTTGACagttatattttgtatttgtatcattgattgttattatttatatttatattgaaaaggaGGAGAGAAGGAGAGAGAGGTAACGAAAGTATAAatagaaataagagagaaaatTTCTATAAAATCCTAATTATAGTTACGAATTGTAATTCTCTTGTACTATGATTATTTATAGTAAATACATACTATTACATACTTACGTTGCCACATAATTTTTCCTTGATTGAGTTAACTCCTTATCCCTTGCCTTGAGGATGATTTTGACAAATGtcttttttattagtttattatttaatctttattcctatttttaaa comes from Solanum pennellii chromosome 1, SPENNV200 and encodes:
- the LOC107007985 gene encoding uncharacterized protein LOC107007985 translates to MVDHHTSTMAASPNSSISCSEKKHWWISNRKIVDKYIKDAKFLIATQEPNEIASAVNLLDAALALLPRFELALELKARSLLYLRRFKDVADMLQDYIPSLKMTVDETSSSSTSSSGSSDNSSTQFSRERMKLLSSGSGSPGRDEPGFKCFSVSDLKKKVMAGIYKNCDKEGQWRYLVLGQACCHLGLMEDAMVLLQTGKRIATDAFRRESICWSDDSFSFAKFPISGEPGIGNSQPPKTESESISQLLSHIKLLLRRKTAAIAALDAGLYSEAIRHFSKIVDGRRGAPQGFLAECYVHRASAYRSSGRIAEAIADCNRTLALDPSCIDALRTRAALFEAIRCLPDSLHDLEHLKLLYNSILRDRKLPGPVWKRQCVQYREIPGRLCSLGAKMQELKQRVASGEMMNVDNYALIGLRRGCSRSELERAHLLLTLRHKPDKSTSFVERCEFADEKDVDSIRDRAKLSSLLLYRLIQKGYTKLMTTIIDEEAAEKQRTKAAAALQAMQQQQQQVQQTQELQQSRAEPISNAASRRALEAAASSNTTSRVPPKAAANTTPSCNNSRAESKVVVSTSTNASSLQGVFCRDLAIVGNLLSQAGTGFNRPIPMKYEALSC